One part of the Salinivirga cyanobacteriivorans genome encodes these proteins:
- a CDS encoding glycogen/starch synthase, which translates to MEKAKVLYIAQEITPYLPENHMSKLARYLPQGIQEKGKEIRTFMPRYGKINERRNQLHEVIRLSGMNLIINDTDHPLIIKVASIQAARMQVYFIDNEEYFQRKAVLKDKDGKYFEDNDERAIFFARGVLETVKKLRWSPDIIHCHGWITSLIPLYIKKLYKDNPLFNDAKIVYSLYDDDFAPALDAQFHKKLADEGFDKSDIEHIASNPDFANLMKLAVDKSDGVIKGAGEINKDVEAYAKGEKKDFLDYQDEDTYVDAYNDFYDKMLNT; encoded by the coding sequence ATGGAAAAAGCAAAGGTTTTGTACATTGCACAGGAAATCACCCCTTATTTACCTGAGAACCATATGTCTAAGTTGGCTCGTTACCTACCTCAGGGTATTCAGGAAAAAGGGAAGGAAATTAGAACATTTATGCCTCGTTATGGCAAAATTAATGAAAGGCGTAATCAACTTCACGAGGTGATTCGTCTATCGGGGATGAATTTAATAATTAACGATACCGATCACCCGCTTATCATTAAAGTTGCCTCAATTCAGGCTGCACGCATGCAGGTTTATTTTATTGATAACGAGGAGTATTTTCAGCGTAAGGCTGTGTTAAAAGATAAAGATGGCAAATATTTTGAAGACAACGATGAGCGTGCAATATTTTTTGCCCGTGGTGTTTTGGAAACTGTAAAAAAATTGCGTTGGTCACCTGATATTATTCATTGCCATGGTTGGATTACAAGTCTAATACCACTTTACATTAAGAAACTCTATAAAGATAACCCATTGTTTAATGATGCAAAAATTGTTTATTCGCTGTACGATGACGATTTTGCACCTGCGCTTGATGCTCAATTTCATAAAAAACTGGCAGACGAAGGTTTTGATAAATCTGATATTGAGCACATAGCATCAAACCCAGATTTTGCAAATCTCATGAAATTAGCTGTTGACAAATCAGATGGAGTTATTAAAGGAGCCGGGGAGATAAATAAAGATGTTGAAGCATATGCCAAAGGTGAAAAGAAAGATTTTCTGGATTACCAGGATGAAGACACCTATGTGGATGCTTATAATGATTTTTACGATAAAATGTTGAATACATAA
- a CDS encoding DUF4270 family protein, producing MKFFLRGLFLLSVVFLFFTCKEDDSFLGENFLDSKLSIYYDTVTNFTTKSVPYDINDTVYSGVTLAMIGDYYDEVFGDTKAMTVFSVAPQFNVIDSASNRNADSLMLQLEFRGSYYGFDTTEHTFKLYAVEQPLTQIDTNSLSNVNLSDYYDSNNPIATTTYAVKPDSTAEFLRFQLPASMADDLVQNLDTLISDDSLFIQNFKGFIITAERQGGTGALIHYNLNAEETHMRLHYSDENNDNQVIYFYPTSSEGVVKRFNFFEHDYSTGSISSQMISTDPPQFIQGDSLAYIQAGRGINMEIDIDLAGSEIFAESMNNDDLVINRVRLELNPIKREYEVIDTLMYAPPSSIALFEEVNGEKEHIVDYFLPEQGASAPEYYNDEKNSYGFVFSGMVHEKVTEGSSSFTLFLQPSQTSISANRAVFYGSGAVDSLRPKVIITYSKRTNE from the coding sequence ATGAAGTTTTTTTTGCGGGGATTGTTTCTGTTATCTGTAGTTTTCTTGTTTTTTACATGTAAAGAGGATGACAGTTTTTTAGGTGAGAATTTTTTAGATAGTAAGCTAAGTATTTATTACGATACTGTTACCAACTTTACTACCAAATCAGTTCCATACGATATTAATGACACGGTGTACTCCGGAGTAACCCTGGCGATGATCGGTGATTACTATGATGAGGTTTTTGGTGATACCAAAGCCATGACCGTTTTTAGTGTGGCACCGCAGTTTAACGTTATTGACTCAGCTTCAAACCGGAATGCCGATAGTTTAATGTTACAATTGGAATTTAGAGGGAGCTATTATGGTTTTGATACCACTGAACATACTTTCAAGTTATATGCGGTAGAGCAACCGCTGACACAAATTGACACCAATTCGCTTTCCAATGTGAATCTAAGTGATTATTACGATTCAAACAATCCCATAGCAACGACAACTTACGCAGTTAAACCGGATAGCACTGCAGAATTTTTGCGGTTTCAATTGCCTGCTTCAATGGCTGACGACCTGGTTCAAAATTTGGATACTTTGATTTCAGACGACTCCCTTTTTATCCAAAATTTTAAGGGCTTCATAATCACAGCTGAGCGACAGGGTGGAACAGGGGCACTTATTCATTACAATCTGAACGCGGAGGAGACACACATGCGATTGCATTATAGCGACGAAAATAATGACAACCAGGTTATTTATTTTTATCCGACCTCATCTGAGGGAGTTGTTAAGCGGTTTAATTTTTTCGAACATGATTATTCTACAGGATCCATCAGTAGTCAGATGATTTCTACAGATCCCCCACAATTTATTCAAGGTGATTCGCTTGCTTATATTCAGGCAGGCCGGGGTATCAATATGGAAATAGACATCGATTTAGCAGGCTCTGAGATTTTTGCAGAGAGCATGAATAACGATGATCTGGTTATTAACAGGGTGAGACTTGAGCTGAACCCAATAAAGAGAGAATATGAAGTGATTGATACGTTAATGTATGCACCACCATCAAGTATAGCTTTATTTGAGGAAGTGAACGGAGAAAAGGAACATATAGTGGATTATTTTTTACCAGAGCAGGGCGCATCGGCTCCGGAATACTATAATGATGAAAAGAATTCATATGGTTTTGTGTTTAGCGGAATGGTACATGAAAAAGTCACTGAGGGGAGTTCTTCATTTACACTTTTTTTGCAACCTTCTCAAACAAGTATTAGTGCCAACAGAGCAGTCTTTTATGGCTCAGGCGCGGTAGATTCACTTAGACCCAAAGTGATAATAACTTATTCGAAACGAACAAACGAATAG
- the glmS gene encoding glutamine--fructose-6-phosphate transaminase (isomerizing): MCGIVGYIGNKEAYPILINGLKRLEYRGYDSAGVALLNGNINVYKRKGKVSDLEDYTKSQNTDGTIGIGHTRWATHGEPNDINAHPHRSMDGKFVLIHNGIIENYGKLKKSLEEAGYEFTSDTDTEVLANLIAYIYKEGDMSVEMAVRLALKKVIGAYGLVVFSTEEPDKLIAARKGSPLVIGVGKGEYFLASDATPIVEHTNSVIYLNDDDLAIIKKDQMVLKTIFDEKQEPVVEELDLDIGEIDKNGFPHFMLKEIFEQPRSILDTFRGRVAKDNSEIVLGGLYRVIDDLVQAKRILIVACGTSWHAGQVGEYMIEDLARIPVEVEYGSEFRYRNPVITKDDFVIAISQSGETADTLAAIRMAKEAGARVLGICNVVGSSIPRETDAGVYTHAGPEIGVASTKAFTAQVTVLAMIAMVLGNKRGELSTDDYNELIHDLTEVPAKIEKILQQNEEIKAIAEIYKEATNAIYLGRGYLFPVALEGALKLKEISYIHAEGYPAAEMKHGPIALIDENMPVIVIATKDKSYDKIVSNIQEVKARNGKVIAVVTEGDDTIRNMADHVMEVPESTEMLSALTTVVPLQLLSYHIAVMRGCNVDQPRNLAKSVTVE; the protein is encoded by the coding sequence ATGTGTGGAATTGTTGGATATATAGGAAACAAAGAAGCATACCCGATCTTGATTAACGGGCTCAAACGACTGGAGTACCGTGGCTACGATTCGGCAGGTGTAGCTTTGTTGAATGGAAACATAAATGTATATAAAAGAAAAGGTAAAGTTTCAGATCTTGAAGACTATACCAAATCACAAAATACAGATGGTACTATAGGAATTGGGCACACCCGGTGGGCTACCCATGGTGAACCAAACGATATCAATGCCCATCCGCATCGGTCCATGGACGGAAAATTTGTATTGATACACAATGGTATCATTGAAAATTACGGTAAGCTTAAAAAGTCATTGGAAGAGGCTGGGTACGAGTTTACATCAGATACTGATACCGAAGTGCTGGCCAATTTGATTGCCTATATTTATAAAGAGGGTGACATGAGCGTTGAAATGGCCGTACGTCTTGCCCTTAAAAAAGTAATTGGTGCCTACGGTCTGGTTGTATTCAGTACAGAAGAACCGGACAAGCTTATAGCAGCCCGAAAAGGCAGCCCATTGGTAATTGGTGTTGGCAAAGGTGAATACTTTTTGGCATCTGATGCTACACCAATAGTGGAACATACCAATAGTGTAATATACCTGAATGATGACGATTTGGCCATCATTAAGAAAGATCAAATGGTTTTGAAGACCATTTTTGACGAAAAACAAGAACCCGTTGTTGAGGAATTAGACCTTGATATTGGCGAGATTGATAAAAATGGGTTCCCGCATTTCATGTTAAAAGAAATTTTCGAACAGCCCCGCTCTATTTTAGATACTTTTAGAGGAAGGGTTGCTAAAGACAACTCTGAAATTGTGTTGGGAGGCCTGTATCGGGTAATCGACGATTTGGTACAAGCCAAACGTATATTGATTGTCGCATGCGGAACCTCATGGCATGCTGGTCAGGTAGGTGAGTATATGATTGAAGATTTGGCTCGTATACCTGTTGAGGTGGAATATGGATCAGAATTTAGGTACCGGAATCCTGTAATTACTAAAGATGATTTTGTAATAGCAATAAGTCAGAGTGGTGAGACAGCCGATACCCTGGCTGCTATACGCATGGCAAAAGAAGCCGGCGCAAGGGTGTTAGGTATATGCAATGTGGTAGGATCCAGTATCCCCCGGGAGACTGATGCAGGGGTTTATACCCATGCAGGACCCGAAATAGGGGTGGCCTCCACAAAAGCATTTACAGCACAGGTAACTGTGTTGGCTATGATAGCTATGGTGCTGGGAAATAAACGTGGTGAGCTTTCTACCGATGATTATAATGAACTCATTCATGACCTTACAGAAGTTCCGGCAAAAATTGAAAAAATACTTCAGCAAAATGAGGAAATAAAAGCTATTGCAGAGATTTATAAGGAAGCGACAAATGCCATTTATCTCGGACGTGGTTATTTATTCCCCGTTGCACTGGAAGGAGCACTGAAACTTAAAGAAATTTCATATATTCATGCCGAGGGCTATCCGGCAGCAGAAATGAAACACGGACCAATTGCTCTCATCGATGAAAATATGCCTGTAATTGTAATTGCAACAAAAGATAAGAGTTACGATAAAATTGTGAGCAACATTCAGGAAGTTAAAGCCAGAAACGGCAAAGTAATAGCCGTTGTAACAGAAGGAGATGATACAATACGCAATATGGCAGATCATGTGATGGAGGTTCCTGAAAGCACTGAGATGCTTTCTGCGCTTACAACAGTTGTTCCTTTGCAACTATTATCTTATCACATTGCCGTGATGAGGGGTTGTAATGTAGACCAACCCAGAAACCTGGCAAAATCGGTAACTGTAGAATAA
- a CDS encoding IS1634 family transposase: MFVRKKKNKSGSVSIQIIKKIDRSNKVIKTIGSSSEPDEIERLYYKALYELPRLYGPTLFDPLKESRICDLTNDDIHVVGPELIFSKIFNYIGFNQIKDELFKALCISRITHPGSKLNLSLYLQENHKSDISVDRIYYFMDRLNSRYKKQVEEISFQYTKKVLGGKIGIVFYDMTTIYFESSQPDELKQTGFSKDGKHQHPQIFLGLLVGKEGYPIGYDIFEGSIYEGHTLIPILEKFERRFSLNKPIVVADAGLLSAKNIESLKINRYTFILGARIKNENNIIKKQIRELNLQDGQIAKIEKPDNTVLFISFSDKRAKKDLSNRERGLKRLEKSLNAGRLTKSNINNRGYNKYLKMQGELKINIDYEKFRNDSTWDGLKGYLTNTKLSGKEVIENYNNLWKIEKAFRISKTDLKIRPIYHRLKERIEAHICVSFVSYLLYKELEKTLKENDTGISINKAIKAINKMYEIQVGNKRILLRNNETQQNIIDLINSKF, translated from the coding sequence ATGTTTGTTCGGAAGAAGAAAAATAAAAGTGGTAGTGTAAGCATTCAAATCATTAAGAAAATTGATAGGAGTAATAAAGTTATCAAGACTATAGGCTCCTCATCAGAACCAGATGAAATTGAACGACTTTATTACAAAGCCTTATATGAACTGCCTCGTTTATATGGCCCTACGTTATTTGATCCACTAAAAGAATCCAGAATATGCGATCTAACAAATGATGATATTCATGTAGTTGGACCTGAGCTTATTTTCAGCAAAATTTTCAATTATATAGGATTTAATCAAATAAAGGATGAGTTGTTTAAAGCCTTGTGTATTTCCAGGATAACACATCCAGGCAGTAAACTTAATTTATCTCTATATCTACAGGAAAACCATAAATCAGATATTTCTGTAGATAGGATTTATTATTTCATGGATCGTTTAAACTCGAGGTATAAAAAGCAAGTTGAAGAGATCAGTTTTCAATACACAAAAAAAGTATTGGGGGGCAAAATAGGAATTGTCTTTTATGATATGACTACGATTTATTTTGAAAGTAGTCAACCAGACGAACTAAAACAAACAGGTTTCTCAAAGGATGGGAAACACCAGCACCCACAAATATTTTTAGGGCTGCTAGTCGGCAAGGAAGGGTATCCAATTGGATACGATATTTTTGAAGGTAGTATCTATGAAGGCCATACTTTGATCCCTATATTAGAAAAATTTGAGCGGCGGTTTAGTTTAAATAAACCCATTGTAGTAGCTGATGCCGGGTTATTATCAGCAAAAAATATTGAGTCACTGAAAATCAATCGATATACATTCATTTTAGGAGCAAGAATCAAAAATGAAAATAATATCATAAAAAAACAGATCAGGGAACTGAACCTGCAAGATGGACAAATTGCAAAAATAGAAAAGCCAGATAACACTGTCTTATTTATAAGTTTTTCTGATAAAAGGGCAAAGAAAGACCTTTCAAATAGAGAACGTGGATTAAAAAGATTAGAGAAAAGCCTAAATGCAGGTCGATTGACAAAAAGCAATATTAACAACCGTGGTTACAACAAGTATCTAAAAATGCAAGGAGAACTCAAGATAAATATTGATTATGAAAAGTTTAGAAATGATTCTACATGGGATGGTTTAAAGGGATATCTCACAAACACAAAACTATCAGGGAAAGAAGTAATTGAAAACTATAATAACCTATGGAAAATTGAAAAAGCATTTAGGATATCTAAGACTGACCTTAAAATCAGACCAATTTATCATCGATTAAAAGAAAGAATTGAAGCTCATATTTGTGTTTCATTTGTTTCATACTTACTGTACAAAGAATTAGAAAAAACACTTAAAGAGAATGACACTGGCATATCTATAAATAAAGCAATTAAAGCTATAAATAAGATGTATGAAATTCAAGTCGGTAATAAAAGAATTCTACTTAGGAACAATGAAACTCAACAAAACATTATTGACCTAATAAACTCGAAATTTTAA
- a CDS encoding DUF4296 domain-containing protein, producing the protein MQKILIGFIALSLLFFVGCDNAKENYKPVLNEEQMVDLLVEIHLADATLNRAVNRGKINNAQVKGYYKEILEAHKITRGQFDSLYNYYSKDFEGFEKLYDDVILELQKRKKDIELEKRAKKDKKE; encoded by the coding sequence ATGCAAAAAATACTGATTGGATTCATCGCGCTTAGTCTACTATTTTTTGTTGGATGTGATAATGCAAAAGAAAATTATAAACCTGTATTAAATGAAGAGCAGATGGTCGATCTGCTTGTAGAAATTCATTTGGCAGATGCAACCCTCAACCGGGCCGTTAACAGAGGTAAAATAAATAACGCCCAGGTAAAAGGGTACTATAAAGAAATTCTGGAAGCCCACAAGATTACCCGTGGGCAGTTCGACAGCTTGTATAATTATTATTCAAAAGACTTCGAGGGATTTGAAAAACTATACGACGATGTTATTCTAGAACTACAGAAAAGGAAAAAAGATATAGAGCTCGAAAAACGAGCGAAAAAAGACAAAAAAGAATAG
- a CDS encoding type IX secretion system membrane protein PorP/SprF, protein MNRIRLILIVSVMLLGTGLASGQQIPNLTQYVFNDYLYNPAIGGIYDYYQVKTNYRHQWAGISDAPKTYMLSAYGPHKTMPMGYGGYIFSDVIGPTSKLGIYGSYAYNIKVSGDIRLSMGAFVGLTQYKIDLSATDLPQSDPVITQNGSNYTKFLPDGSLGLYLYTSQYYGGVSVMQLFSNKIETIESDSIDYKSVMSRLNNHLVLMGGYKYNINRDFDIEAGSMIKLVKGSPVQVDINVRSIYQKMVWFGVNYRSGDAVSLLAGYNYQDMLYLGLSYDITTSELRNYTSGTYEIMIGVKFNKIKQSATRRKIR, encoded by the coding sequence ATGAATCGAATCAGACTCATACTTATTGTAAGTGTTATGCTACTGGGAACAGGATTAGCCTCAGGACAGCAGATACCTAACCTGACCCAGTACGTATTTAACGATTATCTGTATAACCCCGCCATTGGTGGTATTTACGATTATTACCAGGTAAAAACTAATTACCGACACCAATGGGCAGGAATTAGTGATGCCCCAAAAACATATATGTTAAGTGCTTATGGCCCACATAAAACAATGCCAATGGGCTACGGTGGTTACATCTTCAGTGATGTGATTGGCCCCACCAGCAAACTGGGAATTTATGGTTCCTATGCCTATAACATTAAGGTAAGCGGCGATATAAGACTTTCTATGGGGGCTTTTGTCGGCCTAACTCAATACAAAATAGACCTGTCGGCTACCGATCTGCCTCAATCTGATCCTGTTATTACACAAAACGGGTCAAATTATACCAAGTTTCTACCCGATGGATCACTCGGGTTGTACCTCTATACATCACAATACTATGGAGGGGTTTCAGTGATGCAGCTGTTTAGCAACAAAATCGAAACCATTGAATCAGACTCAATTGATTATAAAAGCGTTATGTCGCGGCTAAACAATCACCTTGTACTTATGGGTGGTTACAAATACAATATTAACCGCGATTTCGATATAGAGGCGGGCTCCATGATCAAACTAGTGAAAGGTTCGCCTGTGCAGGTCGATATCAACGTTAGGTCTATTTATCAAAAAATGGTTTGGTTTGGTGTCAACTACCGAAGTGGCGATGCTGTTTCGCTATTGGCAGGTTACAACTATCAGGATATGTTATACCTGGGTTTGTCATATGACATCACAACCTCCGAGCTAAGGAACTATACCAGCGGCACCTATGAAATTATGATTGGGGTGAAGTTCAACAAAATTAAACAATCTGCTACCAGAAGAAAAATAAGATAA